The following coding sequences are from one Culex quinquefasciatus strain JHB chromosome 1, VPISU_Cqui_1.0_pri_paternal, whole genome shotgun sequence window:
- the LOC119765383 gene encoding uncharacterized protein LOC119765383: protein MMLDASLATVYEFMTRRKKPRNGNRGALLYDKDDDKLNEMLDHKLAEDRTRKHREKDAKEEREQRRRPSSRTFSLTNRKLRRRRRALPVGTEHPTSRSQSWTRIKIRKKMKSGSESR, encoded by the coding sequence ATGATGCTGGACGCTTCACTAGCCACCGTTTATGAGTTTATGACGAGAAGGAAGAAGCCTCGGAATGGCAACCGGGGCGCCCTGCTGTACGACAAGGACGACGACAAGCTAAACGAAATGCTGGATCACAAGCTGGCCGAAGATCGTACCCGGAAGCATCGTGAAAAGGACGCCAAGGAGGAACGCGAGCAACGTCGGCGACCAAGTTCAAGAACTTTTTCTTTGACGAACCGGAAACTTCGTCGGAGAAGAAGAGCTCTGCCAGTCGGGACAGAACATCCGACATCAAGAAGCCAAAGTTGGACAAGGATCAAGATCAGGAAGAAGATGAAGAGCGGAAGCGAAAGCCGGTGA
- the LOC6035094 gene encoding phosphatidylglycerophosphatase and protein-tyrosine phosphatase 1 isoform X1 yields the protein MTQPQRQAMFARVSFYPTLFYNVFMEKVTKRNWYDRIDENMILGALPFRSFAPEMIKQENIKAVVSMNEDYELWAFSNNKDRWAKLDVEFLQLATTDIFEAPCQDKLWTGVRFINGFLPQDKSIAGLPAVEGEQKAPGDRVGTVYVHCKAGRTRSATLVGCYLMMRNGWSPERAVQHMRECRPHVLLGSKQWEALRIFHSTRIAPEATTTT from the exons ATGACG CAACCACAACGCCAG GCCATGTTCGCTCGCGTTTCCTTCTACCCGACGTTGTTCTACAACGTGTTTATGGAGAAAGTGACCAAACGGAACTGGTACGATCGGATCGACGAGAACATGATCTTGGGGGCGCTGCCGTTCCGGTCGTTTGCGCCGGAGATGATCAAACAGGAAAACATCAAGGCGGTCGTGTCGATGAACGAGGACTACGAGCTGTGGGCGTTCTCGAACAACAAGGATCGGTGGGCGAAGCTAGACGTTGagttcctgcagctggccacGACGGACATCTTTGAGGCGCCCTGCCAGGACAAACTGTGGACCGGGGTGAGGTTCATCAACGGGTTTCTTCCGCAGGACAAGAGCATAGCGGGGCTGCCGGCGGTGGAAGGAGAGCAAAAGGCACCGGGAGATCGAGTTGGGACGGTGTACGTTCACTGTAAGGCCGGCAGGACGAGGAGTGCCACGCTGGTCGGGTGCTACTTGATGATG CGCAACGGCTGGAGCCCGGAACGGGCCGTGCAACACATGCGCGAGTGCCGACCGCACGTCCTGCTCGGCAGCAAGCAGTGGGAAGCGCTGCGGATATTCCACAGCACACGGATCGCACCGGAAGCGACGACAACGACCTAA
- the LOC6035094 gene encoding phosphatidylglycerophosphatase and protein-tyrosine phosphatase 1 isoform X3: MFARVSFYPTLFYNVFMEKVTKRNWYDRIDENMILGALPFRSFAPEMIKQENIKAVVSMNEDYELWAFSNNKDRWAKLDVEFLQLATTDIFEAPCQDKLWTGVRFINGFLPQDKSIAGLPAVEGEQKAPGDRVGTVYVHCKAGRTRSATLVGCYLMMRNGWSPERAVQHMRECRPHVLLGSKQWEALRIFHSTRIAPEATTTT; encoded by the exons ATGTTCGCTCGCGTTTCCTTCTACCCGACGTTGTTCTACAACGTGTTTATGGAGAAAGTGACCAAACGGAACTGGTACGATCGGATCGACGAGAACATGATCTTGGGGGCGCTGCCGTTCCGGTCGTTTGCGCCGGAGATGATCAAACAGGAAAACATCAAGGCGGTCGTGTCGATGAACGAGGACTACGAGCTGTGGGCGTTCTCGAACAACAAGGATCGGTGGGCGAAGCTAGACGTTGagttcctgcagctggccacGACGGACATCTTTGAGGCGCCCTGCCAGGACAAACTGTGGACCGGGGTGAGGTTCATCAACGGGTTTCTTCCGCAGGACAAGAGCATAGCGGGGCTGCCGGCGGTGGAAGGAGAGCAAAAGGCACCGGGAGATCGAGTTGGGACGGTGTACGTTCACTGTAAGGCCGGCAGGACGAGGAGTGCCACGCTGGTCGGGTGCTACTTGATGATG CGCAACGGCTGGAGCCCGGAACGGGCCGTGCAACACATGCGCGAGTGCCGACCGCACGTCCTGCTCGGCAGCAAGCAGTGGGAAGCGCTGCGGATATTCCACAGCACACGGATCGCACCGGAAGCGACGACAACGACCTAA
- the LOC119771140 gene encoding uncharacterized protein LOC119771140, producing the protein MRYAVRKSKRRLLLLNTGPDQNTRYILAASESASAAKDTLNQLGSIPWKINSEVMALFIRAASPCWTFLALPPRSELTGYDWFILMRKKMTHWRKAHLIPPHLNHSTTICTAASLVRYDFVHIIE; encoded by the exons ATGCGGTATGCGGTGCGGAAAAGTAAAAG acgtttgttgttgttgaacacTGGGCCAGACCAGAACACTAGATATATTCTCGCTGCATCAGAGAGTGCATCGGCCGCCAAGGACACACTAAACCAGCTGGGCAGTATTCCGTGGAAGATCAACAGCGAAGTGATGGCGTTGTTCATCAGAGCAGCATCTCCATGCTGGACCTTTCTTGCCCTCCCTCCGCGCAGTGAATTGACCGGTTACGATTGGTTCATCCTGATGCGCAAGAAGATGACCCACTGGCGCAAAGCTCACCTGATTCCCCCGCACCTGAACCACTCTACCACAATCTGTACCGCAGCCTCCTTAGTTCGGTATGATTTTGTAcacataattgaataa
- the LOC6035094 gene encoding phosphatidylglycerophosphatase and protein-tyrosine phosphatase 1 isoform X2: MTAMFARVSFYPTLFYNVFMEKVTKRNWYDRIDENMILGALPFRSFAPEMIKQENIKAVVSMNEDYELWAFSNNKDRWAKLDVEFLQLATTDIFEAPCQDKLWTGVRFINGFLPQDKSIAGLPAVEGEQKAPGDRVGTVYVHCKAGRTRSATLVGCYLMMRNGWSPERAVQHMRECRPHVLLGSKQWEALRIFHSTRIAPEATTTT, encoded by the exons ATGACG GCCATGTTCGCTCGCGTTTCCTTCTACCCGACGTTGTTCTACAACGTGTTTATGGAGAAAGTGACCAAACGGAACTGGTACGATCGGATCGACGAGAACATGATCTTGGGGGCGCTGCCGTTCCGGTCGTTTGCGCCGGAGATGATCAAACAGGAAAACATCAAGGCGGTCGTGTCGATGAACGAGGACTACGAGCTGTGGGCGTTCTCGAACAACAAGGATCGGTGGGCGAAGCTAGACGTTGagttcctgcagctggccacGACGGACATCTTTGAGGCGCCCTGCCAGGACAAACTGTGGACCGGGGTGAGGTTCATCAACGGGTTTCTTCCGCAGGACAAGAGCATAGCGGGGCTGCCGGCGGTGGAAGGAGAGCAAAAGGCACCGGGAGATCGAGTTGGGACGGTGTACGTTCACTGTAAGGCCGGCAGGACGAGGAGTGCCACGCTGGTCGGGTGCTACTTGATGATG CGCAACGGCTGGAGCCCGGAACGGGCCGTGCAACACATGCGCGAGTGCCGACCGCACGTCCTGCTCGGCAGCAAGCAGTGGGAAGCGCTGCGGATATTCCACAGCACACGGATCGCACCGGAAGCGACGACAACGACCTAA
- the LOC6035093 gene encoding succinate dehydrogenase [ubiquinone] cytochrome b small subunit, mitochondrial, with the protein MALHFALRASCRNSAPIFVSLLNGSARTAAAPTGIASASRALLAKPATVATTSLRQFAVSAARRSAAGGSHIALWNAERALSVGLLGVIPVGLMFPSQVGDALIAISVVMHQHWGLEAIVTDYVRPILFGTLVPKLAHGLLLLVSAATLGGLFYFIHNDIGIANTIRKIWSTKPKA; encoded by the exons ATGGCGCTCCACTTTGCCCTTCGCGCGTCCTGTCGCAACTCGG CTCCGATCTTCGTGTCCCTGCTGAACGGTTCCGCCAGGACTGCCGCCGCTCCGACGGGCATCGCTTCCGCTTCCCGAGCCCTGCTGGCCAAGCCAGCGACCGTCGCCACCACCTCGCTGAGACAGTTTGCCGtgagtgcggcgcgtcgttccgCGGCCGGCGGAAGCCACATCGCGCTGTGGAACGCCGAGCGGGCGCTTTCGGTTGGCCTGCTGGGGGTCATCCCGGTGGGACTGATGTTCCCGTCGCAGGTCGGTGACGCCCTGATCGCCATCAGCGTCGTGATGCATCAGCATTG GGGTCTGGAGGCCATCGTGACCGATTACGTGCGGCCAATCTTGTTCGGAACGCTGGTGCCCAAGCTGGCCCACGGACTGCTGCTGCTTGTTTCTGCTGCCACCCTCGGAGGTCTGTTCTACTTCATCCACAATGATATCGGAATCGCCAACACCATCCGGAAGATCTGGTCCACCAAGCCGAAGGCTTAA